The Bradyrhizobium ottawaense genome window below encodes:
- a CDS encoding NYN domain-containing protein, whose protein sequence is MSSIEKIALFIDGSNLHATSKALGFDIDYRRLLGEFQSRGVLLRAFYYTTLIENQEYSSIRPLIDWLGYNGYTVVTKLTKEFVDATTGRRKVKGSMDVDLAVSAMELAKHVDQIVLFSGDGDFRSLVEALQRRGVRVTVVSTLSTQPPMVADDLRRQADIFIDLAELRQRVGRDPADRPGSREMRQSPQFLARGAINRGDPVE, encoded by the coding sequence ATGTCTTCGATTGAGAAGATCGCACTCTTTATCGACGGCTCCAATCTACATGCCACCTCCAAGGCGCTCGGCTTCGACATCGATTACAGGCGTCTGCTCGGCGAATTCCAAAGCCGGGGTGTGCTGTTGCGGGCGTTCTACTACACGACCCTCATCGAGAATCAGGAGTATTCGTCGATCCGCCCGTTGATCGATTGGCTCGGCTATAACGGATACACCGTCGTCACCAAGCTTACCAAGGAGTTCGTCGACGCCACCACGGGCCGCCGCAAGGTGAAGGGCAGCATGGATGTCGATCTCGCCGTAAGTGCGATGGAGCTCGCCAAGCACGTCGATCAGATCGTGCTGTTCTCGGGCGACGGGGATTTTCGTTCGCTGGTGGAAGCCCTGCAACGCCGCGGCGTCCGCGTGACGGTCGTCTCCACACTCTCCACTCAGCCACCCATGGTCGCCGACGACCTGCGCCGACAGGCCGACATATTCATCGACCTGGCAGAACTGAGACAAAGGGTCGGGCGCGATCCGGCCGATCGGCCGGGATCGCGCGAAATGCGTCAGTCGCC